A window of the Paraburkholderia sp. ZP32-5 genome harbors these coding sequences:
- the hutC gene encoding histidine utilization repressor, which produces MPAYEQIKRYVMQRIGEGVWKPGGLIPSETELVKEFGVARMTVSRALRELTAERVLTRVQGSGTFVAPQRYESTVLEIRNIADEIAARGHRHAARVLTLEPSDDPDALEALGLASGPAFHSCIVHSEEDEPIQYEDRFVNPKVFPEYLQQDFSVETPNHYMVRLAPVQRAEFRIYAQKPDAYIRRHLMMDIGEPCLLLWRRTWVGENVATSVQLWHPASRFHLAGTV; this is translated from the coding sequence TTGCCCGCCTATGAACAGATCAAACGCTATGTGATGCAGCGCATCGGCGAAGGCGTATGGAAGCCGGGCGGGCTGATCCCATCCGAAACGGAGCTGGTCAAGGAATTCGGCGTTGCGCGCATGACGGTGTCGCGCGCATTGCGCGAACTGACCGCCGAGCGCGTGCTCACACGGGTGCAAGGCTCGGGCACATTCGTCGCGCCGCAGCGCTATGAATCGACGGTGCTCGAAATCCGCAATATCGCCGATGAAATCGCCGCGCGCGGTCATCGCCACGCGGCGCGCGTGCTGACGCTCGAACCGAGCGACGACCCCGATGCGCTCGAAGCGCTCGGTCTCGCGAGCGGCCCCGCGTTTCACTCGTGCATCGTACACAGCGAAGAGGACGAGCCGATCCAGTACGAGGACCGCTTCGTAAATCCCAAGGTGTTTCCGGAATACCTGCAACAGGACTTTTCGGTCGAAACACCGAATCACTACATGGTGCGGCTCGCGCCGGTGCAGCGCGCCGAGTTTCGCATCTATGCGCAGAAGCCCGATGCCTACATACGGCGGCATCTGATGATGGATATCGGCGAGCCGTGTCTGTTGCTGTGGCGGCGCACATGGGTCGGCGAAAACGTCGCGACGTCGGTGCAGCTGTGGCATCCGGCGTCGCGTTTCCATCTGGCGGGAACGGTGTAG
- the hutC gene encoding histidine utilization repressor, translating into MSTTVRPKPHGKSVASAVSAAAGSARGAGEPPAARYEQVKQHIRQIIDSGERQAGDRLPSELDLVATLGVSRMTVNRALRELADAGLVTRVSGVGTFVAPNKPQSTLLMIAHIGDEIRSRGHAYRCDMVLLQRETASVTVSNALGLAPGASVFHVVCVHRENGLPVQLEDRYVNPAVAPDFLQHDFSALKPSEYLLTVVPMHDLEHVVDAALPTPSETELLEISAEEPCLTLTRRTWTNGVAVTFARFVHPGSRYRLGCRFSPNTSQRQG; encoded by the coding sequence ATGAGCACGACCGTTCGTCCTAAACCTCACGGCAAGTCCGTCGCGAGCGCGGTAAGCGCCGCGGCCGGAAGCGCGCGCGGCGCTGGCGAGCCGCCGGCCGCGCGCTACGAGCAGGTCAAGCAGCACATCCGTCAGATCATCGATTCGGGCGAGCGCCAGGCAGGCGATCGGCTGCCCTCTGAGCTGGACCTCGTCGCGACGCTCGGCGTATCGCGCATGACGGTCAATCGCGCGCTGCGCGAACTCGCCGATGCGGGGCTCGTCACGCGCGTGTCCGGTGTCGGCACCTTCGTCGCGCCGAACAAGCCGCAATCGACGCTGCTGATGATCGCTCATATCGGCGACGAAATCCGCTCGCGCGGCCATGCCTATCGTTGCGACATGGTGTTACTGCAGCGCGAAACCGCGTCAGTCACGGTATCGAATGCGTTGGGACTCGCGCCCGGCGCATCGGTGTTCCATGTGGTCTGCGTGCATCGCGAGAACGGTCTGCCGGTGCAGCTCGAAGATCGCTACGTGAATCCGGCCGTCGCGCCGGATTTTCTACAGCACGATTTCTCGGCGCTGAAGCCGTCCGAATATCTGCTGACGGTCGTGCCGATGCACGATCTCGAACATGTGGTCGATGCGGCGCTACCCACACCATCCGAAACCGAACTGCTCGAAATCTCCGCGGAAGAACCGTGCCTGACACTGACGCGCCGCACGTGGACGAATGGCGTCGCGGTGACGTTCGCGCGTTTCGTGCATCCGGGCTCGCGCTATCGGCTCGGCTGCCGCTTTTCGCCGAATACGTCGCAACGTCAGGGCTAA
- a CDS encoding amino acid ABC transporter ATP-binding protein, which yields MNAIADMPSSMSPASAAMQGSSQAAPLIEVRDLRKRFGEVEVLRGVDLDIARSEVVCIIGPSGSGKSTLLRCLAALETYDQGDVRIEGELLGYTERNGRRVRASQGEINRVRRNVGMVFQQFNLWPHMTALGNVMEALLRVRHLSNDEARRRANAMLETVGLAHKGDAYPAKLSGGQQQRVAIARALAMEPHIMLFDEPTSALDPELVGEVLQVMKQLARDGMTMAVVTHEMGFAAQVADKVVFIDQGRIAVQGKPREVFHDAAQPRLRQFLQNYFDRNAFWTRGPDDTQPL from the coding sequence ATGAACGCCATCGCCGACATGCCCTCCTCCATGTCTCCCGCCAGCGCCGCGATGCAAGGCTCGTCTCAGGCCGCGCCGCTGATCGAAGTGCGCGATCTGCGCAAGCGCTTCGGCGAGGTCGAAGTATTGCGCGGCGTCGATCTGGACATCGCGCGCTCGGAGGTGGTCTGCATCATCGGGCCGTCGGGCTCGGGCAAAAGCACACTGCTGCGTTGCCTCGCCGCGCTCGAAACCTACGATCAGGGCGACGTGCGTATCGAAGGCGAACTGCTTGGTTATACCGAGCGCAATGGCCGCCGCGTGCGCGCGTCGCAAGGTGAAATCAATCGCGTGCGCCGCAATGTCGGCATGGTGTTCCAGCAGTTCAATCTGTGGCCGCATATGACGGCGCTCGGCAACGTGATGGAAGCGCTGTTGCGCGTACGGCACCTGTCGAACGATGAAGCGCGCCGCCGTGCGAATGCGATGCTGGAGACGGTCGGTCTCGCGCATAAGGGCGACGCGTATCCGGCGAAGCTGTCGGGTGGTCAGCAGCAGCGTGTCGCGATTGCGCGCGCGCTGGCGATGGAGCCGCACATCATGCTGTTCGACGAACCGACTTCGGCGCTCGACCCCGAGTTGGTCGGCGAAGTGCTGCAGGTGATGAAGCAACTCGCGCGCGACGGTATGACGATGGCGGTGGTCACGCATGAAATGGGCTTTGCCGCGCAAGTCGCCGACAAGGTGGTGTTCATCGACCAGGGGCGCATCGCCGTGCAGGGCAAGCCGCGCGAAGTCTTTCACGACGCCGCGCAGCCGCGTCTGCGGCAATTCCTGCAGAACTACTTCGACCGCAATGCGTTCTGGACGCGCGGCCCGGACGACACCCAGCCGCTATGA
- a CDS encoding amino acid ABC transporter permease, with the protein MQTFDPTVITHNLQPIATGLATTLGSWAAGVAIGLAIGFLIAVLQLFCGRWVRGLLRIYIELFRGTPFLVQLFLLYYGGPSIGLTLEPMTAGILGLGLYGSAYFAEAFRSGFQSVPRGHLEAASCLGLTRWQAILRIQAPQMLVLIVPALTNLIIVLSKETAVLSIVTVPELTFVLTGIGSATFAFVETLLVLCVCYLALVELTSRAGMWAEARLARFMA; encoded by the coding sequence ATGCAAACGTTCGATCCCACCGTCATCACGCACAACCTGCAGCCGATCGCCACCGGCCTCGCGACGACGCTCGGCAGTTGGGCCGCGGGCGTCGCGATCGGTCTCGCGATCGGCTTTCTGATCGCGGTGCTGCAACTGTTCTGCGGACGCTGGGTGCGCGGCCTGTTGCGCATCTATATCGAGCTGTTTCGCGGCACGCCGTTTCTCGTACAACTGTTTCTGCTGTACTACGGCGGCCCGTCGATCGGTCTCACGCTCGAACCGATGACGGCAGGCATACTCGGCCTCGGTCTGTATGGCAGCGCGTATTTCGCCGAAGCGTTTCGCTCCGGTTTCCAGTCGGTGCCGCGCGGCCATCTCGAAGCGGCGTCGTGTCTTGGGCTCACGCGCTGGCAAGCGATCCTGCGCATCCAGGCGCCGCAGATGCTGGTGCTGATCGTGCCCGCGCTGACCAATCTGATCATCGTGTTGAGCAAGGAAACCGCGGTGCTGTCGATCGTCACCGTGCCCGAACTCACGTTCGTGCTGACCGGCATCGGCTCGGCCACGTTTGCTTTCGTCGAAACCCTGCTGGTGCTGTGCGTGTGCTACCTCGCGCTGGTCGAGCTGACCTCGCGCGCGGGCATGTGGGCCGAAGCCCGCCTCGCGCGCTTCATGGCATGA
- a CDS encoding amino acid ABC transporter permease: protein MFDTTVFIQGLPLLLHAALATIGISLTGLVIGFFVGIGVCSARLSQHRAARLAGGAYVFFFRGVPMLVQLLLVYYLLPFAGINVSPIMAAISAVSLCSASYIAEILRGGFLSIPPGHLEAARMLGLSPLDTLRRILVPQAFRLTLPSLVNEMVLLIKASSLISVVGVAEITRTAQNIAASTYRPLEAYVAAGLIYFVICGTLALVAHAAEYRLQHA from the coding sequence ATGTTCGACACGACCGTCTTTATTCAGGGCCTGCCGCTGCTATTGCACGCGGCGCTCGCCACCATCGGCATTTCGCTGACGGGGCTCGTGATCGGCTTTTTCGTCGGCATCGGCGTGTGCAGCGCGCGGCTCTCGCAGCATCGCGCCGCGCGTCTCGCGGGCGGTGCGTATGTGTTCTTCTTTCGCGGCGTGCCGATGCTCGTGCAACTGCTGCTCGTGTACTACCTGCTGCCGTTCGCGGGTATCAACGTGTCGCCGATCATGGCCGCGATCAGTGCGGTGTCGTTGTGCTCGGCGTCGTATATCGCCGAGATTCTGCGCGGAGGCTTTCTGAGCATTCCGCCCGGACATCTCGAAGCGGCTCGCATGCTGGGGCTTTCGCCGCTCGATACGCTGCGGCGCATTCTGGTGCCGCAGGCATTCCGTCTGACGCTGCCGTCGCTCGTCAACGAAATGGTGCTGTTGATCAAGGCGTCGTCGCTGATCTCGGTGGTCGGCGTCGCCGAAATCACCCGCACCGCGCAGAACATCGCCGCGAGCACGTACCGGCCGCTTGAAGCGTATGTGGCGGCGGGGCTCATCTACTTCGTGATCTGCGGCACGCTCGCGCTCGTCGCGCACGCCGCCGAATACCGTTTGCAGCACGCCTGA
- a CDS encoding transporter substrate-binding domain-containing protein produces the protein MRIFAGWKSSLVMVALCAASVAAYADDQLTKVKKAGELVVGTEMQFAPFDFLENGQQAGFNKDLFAEIGKELGVKVRFIDLPWPSVLPGLEAGKFDMVGGPLTVTKARMERYTYTLPVADATDALLKRANDASIKKSADIAGKTVGAGKGTAQLDQLKSYTATLPKPPEIREYVDNNQAYADLAAGRIAAVANSVTNIAYVAKQRPEMFAVVQPPFGANVYFAYALRKDADSKPLADAFNAALVKMHNDGRLATLQKKWFGVAMDVPTTLPTPNY, from the coding sequence ATGCGTATCTTTGCAGGCTGGAAATCGAGTCTGGTCATGGTCGCGCTGTGCGCGGCAAGCGTCGCCGCTTACGCCGACGATCAGCTGACCAAAGTGAAGAAAGCCGGCGAACTGGTAGTCGGCACCGAAATGCAGTTCGCGCCGTTCGACTTCCTCGAAAACGGACAGCAGGCCGGCTTCAACAAGGACCTGTTCGCGGAGATCGGAAAGGAACTCGGCGTGAAGGTACGCTTCATCGATCTGCCGTGGCCGAGCGTATTGCCGGGGCTCGAAGCGGGCAAGTTCGACATGGTCGGCGGCCCGCTGACGGTCACGAAAGCGCGCATGGAACGCTACACGTACACGCTGCCCGTTGCCGACGCAACCGACGCGCTTCTCAAGCGCGCGAACGATGCGTCGATCAAGAAGTCGGCGGATATCGCGGGCAAGACGGTCGGCGCGGGCAAGGGCACCGCGCAGCTCGATCAGTTGAAGAGCTATACGGCCACGCTGCCGAAGCCGCCAGAAATCCGCGAATACGTCGACAACAATCAGGCTTACGCGGACCTCGCTGCCGGCCGCATCGCGGCGGTCGCGAACTCGGTGACCAACATCGCGTATGTCGCGAAGCAGCGCCCGGAAATGTTCGCGGTCGTACAACCGCCGTTCGGCGCGAACGTGTATTTCGCGTACGCGCTGCGCAAGGACGCGGACAGCAAGCCGCTCGCCGACGCGTTCAACGCCGCGCTCGTGAAGATGCACAACGACGGCCGCCTCGCGACATTGCAGAAGAAATGGTTCGGCGTCGCAATGGATGTGCCGACCACGCTGCCCACGCCGAACTACTGA
- a CDS encoding isopenicillin N synthase family dioxygenase encodes MSVTRIPIIDLAGVRAGDPQALRRVATQIHQACTTIGFFYIVNHGVPQATIDAAAQAARTFFAFPVDTKRRAAVNQRHRGFNALGDATMYQAKRPDYKEFFSIGLELPEDDPDVLAGQALRGPNNWPDFMPELQPVLYGYYEAVGACGADLLRAVAMSLGVDENFFAPRYTKRMQRTQMVYYPPQPPQSDEDQFGVAPHTDYGCITLLWQDQVGGLQVREIANDTWIEAPPVEGSFVVNVGDLLARWTNDRFRSTLHRVINASGRERYSIATFYDPTYGALVDPRELGASDAQVKYQPVAAGDYILGRINDSMGYRKKHAASTQQGTPA; translated from the coding sequence ATGTCCGTGACCCGCATTCCGATCATCGATCTTGCCGGCGTACGCGCGGGCGATCCGCAGGCACTGCGGCGCGTCGCGACGCAAATTCATCAAGCGTGTACGACGATCGGATTTTTCTACATCGTCAATCACGGCGTGCCGCAAGCGACGATCGACGCGGCCGCGCAGGCCGCGCGCACGTTCTTTGCATTCCCGGTCGACACCAAGCGGCGCGCGGCGGTCAATCAGCGGCATCGCGGTTTCAATGCGCTCGGCGACGCGACGATGTATCAGGCCAAACGCCCCGACTACAAGGAGTTCTTCAGCATCGGCCTCGAATTGCCGGAAGACGATCCCGACGTGCTCGCGGGCCAGGCGCTGCGCGGGCCGAACAACTGGCCGGACTTCATGCCCGAGTTGCAGCCGGTGCTGTACGGGTATTACGAAGCGGTCGGCGCGTGCGGGGCCGATCTGCTGCGCGCGGTTGCGATGAGCCTCGGCGTCGATGAGAATTTCTTCGCGCCGCGCTACACGAAGCGGATGCAGCGCACGCAGATGGTGTATTACCCGCCGCAGCCGCCGCAATCGGACGAAGATCAGTTCGGTGTCGCGCCGCATACCGACTACGGCTGCATCACGCTGCTGTGGCAGGATCAGGTGGGCGGTCTGCAGGTGCGCGAAATCGCCAACGATACGTGGATCGAAGCTCCGCCGGTGGAAGGCAGCTTCGTCGTGAACGTCGGCGATCTGCTCGCGCGCTGGACCAATGACCGCTTCCGTTCGACGTTGCATCGCGTGATCAATGCGTCGGGGCGCGAGCGCTATTCGATCGCGACGTTCTACGATCCGACCTACGGCGCGCTCGTCGATCCGCGCGAACTCGGCGCGAGCGACGCGCAGGTCAAATATCAACCTGTCGCCGCCGGCGACTACATTCTCGGCCGCATCAACGATTCGATGGGCTATCGCAAGAAACACGCGGCTTCGACGCAACAAGGAACCCCTGCATGA
- a CDS encoding FAD-binding oxidoreductase, producing MTDHGITDDTTTAAAPLAATLDALRAALGEDAVRVGAQIGEHAMTDWTRHEPTRPVALLLPRTTGEVSRALAICHAAHQPVVPQGGMTGLAGGAIARATDIALSLERLTGIEELDTASATLTVRAGTTLQRAQQAAEQAGFELALDLGARGSCQIGGNLATNAGGNRVIQSGTARDQVLGLEVVLANGDVLSSLGKMVKNNTGYDLKHWFIGSEGTLGVITRAVLRLHPRRAARHTALVAFDNYDAAVNLLRRLTTRFGNDIGAFEIMWPDFYDFGVKLTGTRSPFDASHPLYALIEHAGFDANDNGERFAQALTEALEAGALRDAVIAQSVADARALWAIRECTAEFPVKLDPINFDVSLPIGGIGAFVDRCRAALDQRWPGNESYFFGHIGDSNLHLTVDGHSVPGIDHHAVYAFVYEMLGPLGGSVSAEHGIGLLKREFLPISRSPAELAAMVAIKHALDPHGILNPGKLF from the coding sequence ATGACGGATCACGGCATCACTGACGACACAACCACCGCGGCTGCGCCGCTTGCCGCGACACTCGATGCATTGCGCGCCGCACTCGGCGAAGACGCGGTACGCGTCGGCGCGCAGATCGGCGAACACGCGATGACCGACTGGACGCGTCACGAGCCGACGCGGCCGGTGGCACTGCTGCTGCCGCGCACGACCGGAGAAGTGTCGCGCGCGCTGGCGATCTGTCACGCCGCGCATCAACCGGTGGTGCCGCAGGGCGGTATGACCGGACTCGCGGGCGGCGCGATTGCGCGTGCCACCGATATCGCGCTGTCTCTCGAACGCCTGACCGGCATCGAAGAGCTCGACACCGCGTCGGCCACCCTGACCGTGCGCGCCGGCACCACGTTGCAAAGGGCGCAGCAGGCCGCCGAGCAGGCGGGTTTCGAACTCGCGCTCGATCTCGGCGCGCGCGGCTCGTGTCAGATCGGCGGCAATCTCGCCACCAACGCCGGCGGCAATCGCGTGATCCAGTCGGGCACCGCGCGCGACCAGGTGCTCGGGCTCGAAGTGGTGCTCGCGAACGGCGACGTGCTCAGTTCGCTCGGCAAGATGGTCAAGAACAATACTGGCTATGACCTGAAGCACTGGTTCATCGGTTCGGAGGGCACGCTCGGCGTGATCACGCGCGCGGTACTGCGGCTGCATCCGCGGCGCGCGGCGCGGCATACGGCGCTCGTCGCGTTCGATAATTACGATGCCGCGGTGAACCTGCTGCGCCGTCTGACGACACGCTTTGGCAACGATATCGGCGCGTTCGAGATCATGTGGCCGGACTTCTACGACTTCGGCGTGAAGCTGACCGGCACGCGCTCGCCGTTCGACGCGTCGCATCCGCTGTATGCGTTGATCGAGCACGCGGGCTTTGACGCGAACGACAACGGCGAGCGCTTTGCACAAGCGCTGACCGAAGCGCTCGAAGCGGGCGCACTACGCGATGCGGTGATCGCGCAGTCGGTTGCCGATGCGCGTGCGCTATGGGCGATTCGCGAATGCACCGCGGAGTTTCCAGTCAAGCTCGATCCGATCAACTTCGACGTGAGCCTGCCGATCGGCGGCATTGGTGCGTTCGTCGATCGTTGCCGCGCGGCGCTCGATCAGCGCTGGCCCGGCAACGAATCGTATTTCTTCGGGCATATCGGCGATTCGAATCTGCATCTGACGGTGGACGGTCATTCGGTACCGGGCATCGACCATCACGCGGTCTATGCGTTCGTCTACGAGATGCTGGGGCCGTTGGGCGGGTCGGTGTCGGCGGAACACGGCATCGGTTTGCTCAAGCGCGAGTTTTTGCCGATTTCGCGTTCGCCGGCCGAGCTTGCGGCGATGGTCGCGATCAAGCACGCGCTCGATCCGCACGGCATTCTGAATCCGGGTAAGCTGTTCTGA
- a CDS encoding substrate-binding domain-containing protein: MKKFFLAVFTAGLLGNTVAATQVQAADLHVMTSGGFTAAYQVLGPKFAASSGNTLDTILGPSMGQSREAIPNRLARGESADVVIMVGYALDDLIKQGKVIPASRVELADSRIGMVVRDGAPKPDISTVEGLKEALLHAKSIAYSDSASGVYIQREMFKRLGIEDQVSAKAKMVPKIPVASVVANGEYEVGFQQVSELLPVKGAAFVGKIPESVQSVTRYAAGIPVNAPHPQEAKALLDYLASPAAQQTVHATGLDSVSTH, from the coding sequence ATGAAAAAATTCTTCCTGGCCGTATTCACCGCCGGCCTGCTTGGCAATACCGTCGCCGCGACGCAGGTGCAGGCAGCGGACCTTCATGTGATGACATCAGGCGGCTTTACCGCCGCCTATCAGGTACTCGGGCCGAAGTTCGCGGCATCGAGCGGCAACACGCTCGATACGATCCTCGGGCCGTCGATGGGTCAATCGCGCGAAGCGATTCCGAACCGGCTCGCGCGCGGCGAATCCGCGGACGTTGTCATCATGGTCGGCTATGCACTCGACGATCTGATCAAGCAGGGTAAGGTGATCCCCGCTTCGCGCGTGGAGCTGGCCGATTCACGCATCGGCATGGTGGTGCGCGACGGCGCGCCGAAACCCGACATCAGCACGGTCGAAGGTTTGAAGGAAGCGCTGCTGCACGCGAAATCGATTGCCTATTCGGACAGCGCGAGCGGTGTCTATATTCAACGCGAGATGTTCAAGCGGCTCGGCATCGAAGACCAGGTCAGCGCGAAGGCGAAGATGGTGCCGAAGATTCCGGTCGCGTCAGTCGTGGCGAACGGCGAATACGAAGTCGGCTTCCAGCAGGTCAGCGAGTTGCTGCCGGTGAAGGGCGCGGCCTTCGTCGGCAAGATTCCGGAGTCGGTGCAATCGGTCACGCGCTACGCCGCGGGTATTCCGGTCAATGCGCCGCATCCGCAAGAAGCCAAGGCGCTGCTCGACTATCTGGCGTCGCCCGCCGCGCAGCAGACGGTTCATGCGACCGGCCTCGATTCGGTCAGCACGCATTGA